The Bosea sp. F3-2 genome window below encodes:
- a CDS encoding amidohydrolase family protein — protein MIVDAHNHVIPKSIVDLLSSNPEPFGVTTDNSSGAARMIHRDGFAYPLFDEFVEPAEKLRQLGQRGFDKAIISPSPTLFFYRIEGSRNAEFVRRVNEEVAAFAAVDPTRMRAMGTLPMQSPEASIAELDYLVNDLGIRSVMIGCHIDGVQLAAPQFRDVLRRAEELDVFILAHPYYFGSKPGLEDYYLTNLIGNPLDTAVMAAHLIFGGVMDELPELKLCLSHAGGFLPYQIGRLVHGWNVRREAKTTTASPKDLLRRFYFDTITHDSAALGYLIDFAGEQHVLLGTDLPFDMADVTPVSTLRGVKGLSEEAFALISGGNAMRLIGA, from the coding sequence ATGATCGTCGACGCGCATAATCACGTCATTCCGAAATCCATCGTCGATCTGCTCTCGTCCAATCCGGAGCCCTTCGGCGTCACGACCGACAATTCGTCGGGCGCAGCTCGGATGATCCATCGTGATGGCTTTGCCTACCCTCTGTTCGACGAATTCGTCGAGCCGGCCGAGAAGCTGCGCCAACTCGGCCAGCGCGGTTTTGACAAGGCGATCATCTCGCCTTCGCCGACCCTGTTCTTCTATCGGATCGAGGGATCCCGCAACGCCGAGTTCGTCAGACGCGTCAACGAAGAGGTCGCCGCTTTCGCAGCCGTCGATCCCACGCGGATGCGAGCCATGGGGACGTTGCCGATGCAATCCCCTGAAGCGTCGATTGCGGAACTCGACTACCTCGTCAACGACCTCGGCATTCGCTCGGTCATGATCGGCTGCCACATCGACGGAGTCCAGCTGGCGGCGCCTCAGTTCCGCGACGTCCTGCGTCGGGCCGAGGAGTTGGACGTTTTCATCCTCGCCCATCCCTACTACTTCGGGTCCAAGCCCGGCCTCGAGGACTACTATCTCACCAACCTGATCGGAAACCCGCTCGATACCGCAGTGATGGCCGCCCATCTGATTTTTGGCGGCGTCATGGACGAACTGCCGGAATTGAAGCTCTGCCTGTCCCACGCGGGCGGCTTCCTGCCCTATCAGATCGGCCGCCTGGTGCACGGTTGGAACGTCCGCCGCGAAGCAAAGACGACAACGGCGTCGCCCAAAGATCTGCTCCGGCGCTTCTACTTCGACACCATCACTCATGATTCGGCTGCCCTGGGATATCTCATCGATTTCGCCGGCGAGCAGCACGTTCTTCTCGGCACCGACCTGCCGTTCGACATGGCCGACGTCACGCCTGTTTCCACCCTGCGCGGCGTGAAGGGCCTTTCTGAAGAGGCCTTCGCCCTGATCAGCGGCGGCAATGCAATGCGCCTGATCGGCGCCTGA